Genomic segment of Alkalidesulfovibrio alkalitolerans DSM 16529:
GGAACTTGAAGAGGCGCTTGGCGTGCTCCTTCTCCTGCTCGGCCGTCTCGACGAAGATGTCAGCGATCTGCACGAAACCTTCTCCCTTGGCCTTGCTGCCGAAGAAGGTGTAGCGGTTGCGCGCCTGGGACTCGCCCGCGAAGGCGGTCAGAAGGTTGCGTTCGGTGCGGGTGTTCTTCAGGGATTTCATGTGTGCTCTCCTTTAGCGTGGTTGTATGTGTCCCCCGGCGCGGCGGCACGGGGAGGGGCTGGCTTCGGGTCCTGCGGCGCAGGCGCGGCATGTCCCGGTGAGCTTGACTTGGACGTGCTCGGCGCGAAAGCCTGTGCCCGCGTCGGCCAGGCCCGCGATGTCGAACCCCTCGGGCAGATCGACATCCTCGATGCGGCCGCAGACGCGGCACACGAGGTGCGCGTGCGGCTCGTCCGTGCGGCCGTCGAAGCGGCGCTCGTGGCCGAGGTCGAGTTCCTGGATCACCCCGGCCTGGATCAGGCTGTTCAGGGTGTTGTAGACCGTGGCCTTGCTCATCCAGGGCAGTTCCAGGGCCGCGCGGGCATGCACCGATTCGGCGCTCGGATGCGAGGAGTCATCGGCCAGGAGGCGCACGATGGCCTCTCGCTGCGGCGTGACGCGAAGCCCGCTTCGCCGCATGCACTCGATCATCCGGCCTGCCCGGCCCTGAGTGGTGTTTTCGTGCGTGGTCTGGTTCATGTCGTGCTCATTTGTTGGATTCATTCTAAAATAAGAATGATTCTTGTCAACAACTTTTTGAAAAAAGAGCGGCTTTTTTCTTCCGGAGCGTTTTAGGCAAGGCATCATCGCGCAATTTATGAATAAATTTCCGCACATCCAAAAAAGTGAGAAAGGTCGAAAAAAGGCGGCTCGTCCCGCGAACGATGGAGGTGCTTCCTTGGAGGATCGGTCGTGGTCCTGGGTAAAGGCTCGTCCGTGCATATTGGTGACGAGGCGCGCGGCATTCCCGCCTTGACCGCCCTCCCCCGCCCGGTTTATGGATTTTCCCCGCTTTCGCCCTGGGGCGGAATCGGTGTAGCATGCCCCATCGGCCTTCCCGAGGCGGCAAAATGGCACCCCAGGCCGCTCCGGTCGGGAATGCCGCCGCGCCAAACCATACGCGCCCGTAGCTCAGGTGGATAGAGCAGGAGCCTTCTAAGCTCTTGGTCGGGGGTTCGAATCCTCCCGGGCGCGCCACGCCATCACAATGCAGGCGTTTCTGTGAACACGGAAACGCCTGCATTTATTTTTTACGCTGCCAAATGGGCAGCTTCATTACCAGAAGAATACATCACGTTCCTCAAATTTCTTTGACGAAGACAGTTATTAATGTATAATATCTTACAATAATAGTGCCTATATACGCACCATAAAGCATGTTCATCATGCTTTATATGGGAGAAAATCATGTTCCCATTCAGCCATGAACAATTTCTACCATGCACACTTCAAGAACTCATAGAAGTCCGCGAGAGACTCCCATTTGCCGATGTCCACGCCCCGCTCCATCTTACAGACGATATGGATGCATATGAATTACACTCGGGATTTCTCGTCGAAGGAAGCCAGGGTGTCTTCTGCGTTTCGTCTTTGCGTCTGCTCCGGGAAGCAAGTTCTGGAAAAAGCGCGCATGAAATCGCACGATCCCCAGACGACCTCACAGAGCTCGAACACCTCCATAGATACGGCGTCATCAGAACCGGAAACGGTGGCAGCGGAAAATTGATCACCCATGAGGCTGGGAACGAGTTTTCACGGTTGTATGAGAATCGGAACCTGACGTGGTTCTCCTACATTCCGCAGAAGATCGAGATGGATATCACCACAAAGTGCAACCTGCGATGCATTCATTGCTCCCGGGAGGCGTCTCCGGAGGCAAGGCAGGGAAGCATGACGCTTGAGGACTACATCCGGATTATCGAACAAGCTGCGGAAATCGGCGTACCGAACTTGACGGTCATGGGAGGAGAACCCACCACCCATCCCGAATTCATCGAACTGGCCCTGATCGCGCGAGTGGCCGGGGTCAAGAGCCTTTCGACGAGCACGAACGGCTGGCTGGTCGACGCCGCGCTGGCGCACAAGATGGCCCGTCTTTTCGGATCGGTCCAGGTCAGCCTGCACGGCGCGAAAAGCGCGACGCACGACGCCATTGTCGGTCGCAAAGGCGCATTCGAGCGCGCGGTGCGCGCGCTTTCGCTGTTGCGCGACGAGGGCGTGGCCTCGCTGAACATCTCCTTCTCGGTCATGCGACAAAACGCGACCGAGATTTCGGCCATGGTCGAACTGGCCAAGGATCTGGGCATAACCGAACTGCGCTTCCTGGTGCTCACCCCCGAGGGTAGGGCCCTGAACCTTTCGACCTGGGGCGAGGACGAAAAACGGGAAATCGCCGATCAGCTTGGCGGCTTGCGCGTGGCCTTCGGCAACTGCGTGGACATAAGCGCGGGCGGTTTCCCGCCCTACGACGGCATATCGAAGACAGCCGCGTTCTACGGCTGCCCGGCGGGAAGAAACCTGCTCTACATAGACGCGCAAGGCCGCGCCAAGCCTTGCCATTGCACCGGCATCGACCTCGGCGACGTTCGCGAATCCCCCTTGCTTGATCTGTGGCACAGCAAACCAATGCAATCCTTGCGTTCCAGACTCGATTGCTGCGAATACAGTCAGGTCTGCGCTGGGGGCTGTCTTGGCAATGAGGAATGGCTGCAAAAATTCTTTCACCATGCATGAGGAGGACAAGATGGACGCAAGAATGGAAATGGCGGTTCGCGACATCATTCGCGAGGAGTTCACGCGCCTGCGCAACTCGCTGACAGGCGTGCCGGGCGGCCTGGCATCGGACTGCGGATGCTTCTACGACCAGGGATGTTGTCGCGACCAAGGGTGTTGCAACGACAAAGGATGCTGTGGGCAAAAGAACCTCGGCAAGCTCGACGAACTCACATCGGGCCGGTTCGACGTTCTGCAGGAATTCATTCTCTCCAACAAGGAACCGATCATCAAGTTTTTCAAGGAGCGCGGCGTAGAGGTCAATCTTTAGCGCAATCCCCACGACATCCGACAGCCCATGTTCTGCCGGGAGCGAAGCGTCCGCGAACCTGTTGCGCGGTCCACGCGCCATATTTTTGCGCCCACACGGGCGAACCAGGAACGCGGTGTGAAAAAACGGCCGCCCTGGATTACTCCGGGGCGGCCGTGTGTTTTCTCTCCAGAGATTTCGCGCCTGGGATTTCGCGCCTGGGATTTCGCGCCTGGGCGGCACTCGCGGGCTCATGTCCCGCCTTGATGCGTGTGGCGCGTGTGCAGCGGTCTGCTAGTCGGGCCTGCGCACCACCAGGGTCCCGGCGATGTAGTCGTGCAGGGCCTGCTTTCTGGGCGTGAAGGCGGCCATGAGGTAGCCCAGCAGGAAAATGAGGCCGGAAAGCAGCTTGCCGAAGTAGCGCAGCGTGGCGCGGCCAAAGCTCAGCCGCCGCCCGTCCATGTCCGTGACCACGATGCCCATCATCCGCTTGCCGAAGGTGGCCTGGTGGGCCGACGACTCCTGCAGGGCATAGTACCCCCAGGAAAGGCACAAGGCGATGATCATGCCCATGGTGTCGTCACGCGTCAGTTCCTCGCCGCTGACGTTCTCCACGCCGCCGAAGTCGAGGAAATAGGTCAGCGCGAACGTCACGACGAACAAAATTCCCTGGTCCGCGATGTAGGCCCCCAGGCGCTGCATGAAACTCGCGTATCCGCCGTTGCGCCCGGCTTCCGCCGCGCGCCGCGCCTTCAATTCTTCCCAGCCGTCGTCGTTCCTGTCCATCGAGCCTCCCGTGGGCGGCCAAAGCCTCGCGGCCCGGCCCTGATCCGTCAGGATATAGGCCCCAAGCCCATGCGAACGCAAGCCCCGCGCGGCCCGAAACCCACGATTCGCCGCTTTGCGGCCACGGCGGCCCGTCTCCCCGCACACTCGCGGCGGAAGGCCGTTTTCAGCGTCATGAGCACGGCGGGCATTGCCAAAACGCCCGGCTGCCGCCATAGTGCGGCCCATGCGCGCCATACAGGTGGTCAACGTCCGGTTCTTCAACGCCACGGCCTGGTACGGCCTGTACCTGACCCGCCTCATGCGCGAGGCCGGGCACCAGGCGCTGGTCATCGGGCTGCCGGATACCGAAAGCTTCGAGGTGGCGCGCGAATGGGGCATCGAGCCCGTGCCCATGGACATGAACACCACCCACCCCGGCCGCCTCCTGGCCCTGTACCGCGAGATGGCCGACCTCGTACGCGATTTCCGACCGCACGTGGTCAACTGCCATCGCGGCGAATCCTTCCTGCTCTGGGGGCTCCTTAAGCGCGCCACGCGCTCCTTCGCCCTGGTGCGCACGCGCGGCGACCAGCGCCTGCCCAGGAACAACCTGCCCAACCGCTGGCTGCACCGCGATGTGGCCGACGCCGTGGTGGCCACCAACTCCTCCATGGCCCGGCACTTCATCCAGGCCATGGGCCTGCCCTCGGAAAAGGTCTGGACCATCCTGGGCGGAGTGGACACCGGCCGCTTCCGCTTCGACCCCGAGGGCCGCGCGCGCGTGCGCGCCGAGTTCGGCTTCGCGCCCGAGGACGTGGTGGTGGGCATCGTGGGCCGATTCGACCCGGTCAAGGGGCAGGAGGATCTAATCCGCGCGGCCGGGGAGGCCAGACGCCTGGGCGGCTGCAGCTTCAAGCTCTTCTTCGTGGGCTTCGATTCCATCACCGGCAGCGGCGAGATCAAGGAATGGTGCCGCCGCGAAGGCGTGGACGACATCGCCCGCCTTTCGGGGGCGCGAAAGGACGTGGCCGCCTGCCTCTCGGCCCTGGATATGGGCGTGTGCGCCTCGCGCTACTCCGAGACCATCGCCCGCGCGCCCATGGAGATCATGGCCTGCGGCAGGCCGCTTATCGCCACGCGGGTGGGCGTGCTGCCCGACCTGGTGCCGCCCTCGGCCCTGGCCGCGCCATCCGACCCCGAAGACCTCGGCCGCCTGTTGCACAAGGCCCTGACCCGGCCCGACTGGCTGAAGGCCGTGCAGGTGGACGAGCAGCGCATCATGGCCCAGTATTCGGGCAAGGATTTCCTCAACCAGACCCTGAGCCTCTACCAGGGACTGACATCCGGACTGCACGCCTGAGAGCACGCATGCGAGAACCCGTCACCGCCGTGATCCTGACCTTCAACGGCCAGCGCCTGCTGCGCGAATGCCTGCAAAGCCTCGACTTCTGCGACGAGATCGTGGTCGTGGACTCGGGCAGCACGGACGAGACCCTGGCCATCGCCGCCGAGTTCGGCGCGCGCGTGCTGCACCGCGCCTGGGAAGGCACGATCCCGCAGTTCCGCTTTGCCTTTACGCACGTGGCCACGCCCTGGGTGGTGACCCTGGACCAGGACGAATACTGCTCGCCGGAACTGCGGCAAGCCATCGTCCAGGCGCTCGAAAACCCCGGCAGCGCGTGCGGCTTCTACGTCAAGCGGCGCTCGTTCTACCTCGACCGCTTCCTCAAACATTCGGGCTGGTATCCGGACTGGCTGTTCAGGGTCTTCCGCATGGACGGCTTCGAGCTCAAGGGCACGCTGCCGCACGAGGAGTTCCGGCCCAAGGGCGAGGCGGGCCGCATCCACGAGGACATCGTCCACTATCCTTATGAGGATCTGGCCGAGCACCTGCGCAAGATCGCGGCCTACACCAAGACCTCGGCCGGGATCATGTACGCGCGTGGCAAGCGCTGCGGCGTGGCCGGGGCCTGCCTGCGGGCGCTTGGCCGCTTCGTGAAGAAGTACGTGTTCAAGCTCGGCTTCCTCGACGGCCGCGCGGGCTTCGTCCTGGCGCTGTACGACATGCTCTACGTCTTCCAGAAGTACCTGCTCCTGGAGGAGATGCGGCTGCGCGACGAGAAGACGGGCAAGCCCTCTTCCCGCTCCTGACCCATTCCTGAGCCGTCCCTCGCATCGACCGCCTTCCCAGGCTGCCACGGAAAAACGGCGCGGCCATCGGGCGCGTTTTGAGCAAAATCGAAGCCCCTCCCTGGCGTCCGGACCGCCCGGACGCAAGGGAGGGGTGTGACGGTGACTCAGGCAACCGTGTCGCTCGGCGGCCCAAGACTTGCTGGCTGTATTCCCGTGCGGCGCGCCTCGCGGCGGTCCGCTAGGCTTTGCGCCCGAACAGGCCGCCCTTGAGCGTGTGGGCGGCAAGGATGCTCTTTTGCGATTCGTAGAAAGGATCGCTCTTGCCGCTGAACGGGTCCGTGTTCATGAGGTCGAGCGTGCCCGAGACCAGGGCCGCGCCGAACGAGGCCTTGTCCACCGGCGCATGCGAGAACGCCCCGCGCCCGCCCATGTAGTCGAGTGTCTTGGTCACCACGGCCGCGCCGAACGTCTGCCTGCCCACGGGAGCGAAGCCCCCGAAACCACCCATCGCGCCCATTTTCTCGATGCCCATGACGAGCCTCCGGCAAAAGCGTAAATTATCCCTTTTCATGCCTATCGGCCGAAAAGGCGCAATTCTTTAGGCGCTCGAAAAAATTTCCGGCCGAGGGACAGCCGACGCCTTAAGGCGCCTGTCACGCGCGGCCGCTTCTGACCACCTCAAGGGCGCGCTCCACGTCCCATTCGTCGTGCACCACGCGCGAGAGCGCCTTGACCAGGAGTTCCGGCCGGTCGTGCTGAAAGACGTTGCGGCCGATGGACAGCCCCGCGCATCCGGCCAGGCAGGCGTCGTGCGCCATGGTCAAAAGCGCCGCGTCGTCGTCCAGGCGCGGGCCGCCCGCGATGACCACCGGCACGCAGCAGGCCTCCACCACGCGGGCGAAGCTCTCCATGTCGCCGGTATAGGCGCACTTGACCACGTCGGCCCCGAGTTCCACGGCCACGCGCGCGGCGTGGGCCACCACGGCCGGGTCGTACTCGTTCACGATGTGCGGCCCGCGCGCGTACATCATGGCCAACACCGGCATGCCCCACTCGGCCGCGCGCGAGCAGACCATCCCGAGGTCGGCCAGCATGTCGCGCTCGCGCTCGTCGCCCAGGTTCACGTGCACCGAGACGCCGTCCGCGCCAAGCTTGATGGCGTCCTCCACGCTGGCCACGAGCGTCTTCGCGCCGGGAAAGGGAGACAGGGAGGTGGAAGCCGAGAGGTGGACGATGAGTCCGATGTCCTTGCCGTAGCCGCGATGGGTGCAGCGAGGCATGCCCTTGTGCATGAGCACGGCGTTGGCCCCGCCTTCGGCCACGCGATCCACCGAGCCCTTGAAGTCGTGCATGCCCTTGATGGGCCCCACGGTCACGCCGTGGTCCATGGGCACGATCACCGTGCGCCGCGTGTTGCGATTGAGAATGCGTTCGAGGCGGACGGCCTTTCCGAGAAGCATGCGAACCTCCGTTCACGTGTTTGCCCGAAAGGAGGCCGCAAGGCGGCTCGCGGTCCCAAACGAAAGGGGCCGCGAGCGTGATGCCCGCGGCCCCTTTCGGATCGTTCGCCGGGTGTGGCTACCCTGCGCGCTCCCCGTGGCCGCGGGCGCTTCTAAAGAAGAAAAAGCCGAAAAAGACGGCTTGGAAGCGGGTTCTGGCGGCGGGGTTCGTGCGCATGGAAATTCTCCTATGCCCACAAGGCCCGGCCTGTCAATGCATCGCCCGGGTTTCACGAAATTATCATCTCCGGTTCTTCTTTCCTCGTGGCATGACCCGTGATAAAGACCCAAACTATCCAAAACCATAGACGCATCCGAGGGGACCTCCCGATGGCCGACAAGAAGACCGCTCCGAAAAAGCCCGCCGCCAAGACGGCCCCCAAGGCAACGTCCCGCGCGGGCGAAAAGAAAAAATCCGAAGCCGGACCCGCCCCGAGAATACAACCCACCAAGCGCCTCGTGGATTCGCTGTGCTATACGGCCGCCGCGCCCGAGTCGGAGAAGATCGCGGCCGACCTGCGCCGCCACGTGACCGTGACCCTGGGCAACGACTTCGACAGGCCCAGCGCCTACACCTACAGCCAGGGCCTGTCCTACGCCGTGCGCGACCGACTCATCGACCAGTGGATCAAGACCCAACGGTCGATGTACGAGAACGGCACCAAGCGCGTCTATTACCTCTCGCTCGAATTTCTGCCCGGCAGGTTTCTGGCCAACAGCATCCTGAACCTGGGCATCGAGGAGGACGTGGAGGCCGCACTCAAGGGCACGCGCCTGACCCTGGCCGACTTGGAGGAGCAGGAGGCCGAGCCGGGGCTCGGCAACGGCGGCCTGGGCCGTCTGGCCTCGTGCTACCTCGACTCCATGGCCACCCTGGGCATCCCGGGCTACGGCTACGGCATCTCTTACGCCTACGGCATCTTCCGCCAGGACATCGAGGACGGTCGCCAGGTGGAGAAGGCCGACAACTGGCTGCACTACGGCACGCCGTGGGGCTTTCAGCGCACCAAGCACCTGTATTCGGTCCATTTCGGCGGCTACGTGCGGCCCTACACCGACCACGAAGGCAACACCCGCTTCCACTGGGTGGCCGAGCAGCGACTGAAGGCCATGGCCCTGGACATCATGGTTCCGGGCTACAAGAACGGCTACGCCACCAACATGCGGCTGTGGGTGGCCAAGGCCGACAAGGCCTTCGACCTGCAGTTCTTCAACTCCGGGGACTACATCGGCGCCCTGGAGAACAAGATCATGTCCGAGAAGATCTCCATGGTCCTTTATCCCGACGACACGGAGATGGCGGGCAAGGAACTGCGCCTCAAGCAGCAATACTTCTTCGTCTCCGCGACCATGCAAGACATCGTGCGCCGCTTCCGCAAGAAGGGCGTGCCCTGGACCGACCTGCCCAAATACGTGGCCGTGCAGCTCAACGAGACCCACCCGGCCATCGCCATCCCGGAGCTGATGCGCATGCTCGTGGACGGCGAGCACATGGACTGGGACGATGCCTGGGCCACCTGCGTGCGCACCTTCGCCTACACCAACCACACCGTGCTGCCCGAGGCCCTGGAGAAGTGGCCCGCCGAACTCATGGAGCGCCTGTTGCCGCGCCACATGCAGATCATCTACGAGATCAACCGCCGCTTCCTGCAGGAGGTGGCCATGCGCTTCACCGGCGACACGGAGCGGCTGCGCCGCATGTCGCTCATCGAGGAAGGCGAGGACAAGCAGGTGCGCATGGCCTTCTTGGCCATCATCGGCTCGCATACGGTCAACGGCGTGGCCGCGCTGCACTCCGAACTCATCACCAAGACCATCTTCCGCGACTTCTTCGAGATGTACCCCGAGCGCTTCACCAACATCACCAACGGCGTCACGCCGCGCCGCTTCCTGGCGCAGTGCAACAAGCCGCTGGCGCGCCTCATCACCGAGGCCGTGGGCGACGGCTGGCAGACGCACCTCGACCGCATCAAGGGCTTGGCCCCGCTGGCCGAGGACGCCGCTTTCAGGGAGAGCTGGCTCGACATCCGCAAGGCCAACAAACAGGCCCTGGGCAGCCTGGTGTCCGACCTGTGCGGCGTGCGACCCGATCCCGAAAGTCTTTTCGACGTCCAGGTCAAACGCATCCACGAATACAAGCGGCAACTGCTCAACTGCCTGCACCTGATCACTCTTTTGAACCGGCTGCGCGACAATCCAGGGCTTGAGATGACGCCGCGCACGGTGCTCTTCGCGGGCAAGGCCGCGCCGGGCTACGCGATGGCCAAGCTGATCATCCGGTTGATAAGTTCCGTGGCCTATGCCGTGAATACCGACCCGGCCGTGGGCGGACGCCTGCGCGCCGCCTTCCTGCCCAACTACTCGGTCTCGCAGGCCGAACACATCATCCCGGCCTGCGACCTCTCCGAGCAGATATCCACGGCCGGCATGGAGGCCTCGGGCACCGGCAACATGAAGTTCGCCCTGAACGGCGCGCTGACCATCGGCACTTACGACGGAGCCAACATCGAGATTCTGGAGGAGGTCGGGGCCGAAAACTTCTTCCTCTTCGGCCTGCGCGTAGAGGACGTGCTCGAAAAAAGACGCGGCGGCTACGACCCGCGCGCCGTGTGCACCGAGCACCCCGAACTGGCCAGGGCGATCGGCATGATCGCCACGGGCTACTTCTCGCCCGGCGAACCCGATTTGTACGCGCCCATCGTCCGCTCGCTGCTCGACGGCGGCGATTTTTTCATGGTCATGGCCGACTACGCGGACTACGTGCGCACCCAGGACGAGGCGGCCAGGGTCTTCGCCGACCCGCACGAGTGGGCCAAACGCTCCATCCTGAATACGGCAGGCATGGGCAAGTTCTCCTCCGACCGCTCGATCATGGAGTACGCGACCAGGATCTGGGGGGTTACGCCCCTCGCGTTGGACACGTAAGCACCCTTCCTGGATGGGGGCCATGCCACGGATGGCGGACATGGCGCTGCCAAAATGAGCGCAATACGTGTTTTCCCCAATTGATTGCGTCCTGAAAAGGCGGTAGGCGCTGAATCGGGGGAGCAATCATTTGCGCGGGAGTGGATGATGAACGGACTGGGAGCTGACCTGAACAGGCTGAAGCTTCGCCGGGCCAGGGAAGCGCTGGAAAAGGCCCGTTCGAGCGTGGCGGTCGTGGAGTGCCCGTGCTGTGGCGCGCATCTTCTGGTCGAATGCTGCGACGATCAGGTCATGGTCTATTGCGGCCACTGCCTTTTCACGGCGTCGGACAACACCTGCCGGGAATAGCAGGCCGTCTCAAAAGCCCCGCCCGCAGCCGGGCATGGCCGGATCATCCCGATTCCGCCCGGATCGGGCGCGGATGCGGCTTTGCGGCTTGACTTTCGCGCTCATGGTCCTATCCTCGCAGGGATTTTCCCAACGAGGTGACGCCATGCCCATGTACGAATATTCCTGTGCCGCCTGCGGCGTCGAGTTCGAGGAACTCGGCAGCCTGCGCGACGAGTCCTGCCCGCCCTGCCCGGCCTGCGCCAGCGTCGAGACGAAACGGCTCGTCTCCCGCCATTCCCTGAAGACCGGCGTGCCCCCCATCAAGGGGCTCGACACCATCAAGCAGATTCATCCCAATGCGCGTCCCGCGCACCTCAACCGCGGCCCCGGCGGTCCTACCGGTTGCGGCGGCTGCAAGCCAAGCGGCGGTTGAGGCGTGTAATCCCGGCTCCCCGTGCGGGCGCCTTCAAACACTCGTAACGCAAGACCAATCGCTTCGCCCTGAGGGACAATTGCCCTGGGACGGCTCTGCCGTTTCATGCGGTCAAGCTGCCTGCGAATCCGGCTGAAAAATGCTGAAGGCGTTGCCTTCGGGATCTTCGCAATAGGCCATGTAGCCGATGCCGGGGATGGCGCGGCGCGGCACGATGACCCTGCCTCCGGCCGCGACGACCCGATTCAGGGCCTCGTCCACCGAGGACGTGTGAATGGTCGGCGTTCCCGTGACCCGATGGGCGGGTCGTTTGCCCACGCGGCCGAAGATCAGGCTCTGTCCGTCATCCAGGCCGTCGCGCAGCCAATAATTCTCACCCCGGGAGTCCCGGACGAAATCGAGCCCGAAGGCTTGGGCGTAGAACCCGGCCATACGCTCGGGATTGTCCGCAAAAACGTCGAAATGCACCATTCTTTCCATATCCCGCACCTCCTGCGCCGCCAACGGTAAACAATCGGTTCCGCCCGCTTGGCCGCCGCGCATACTCCCCCAAAATAATCCAAGGATAAGGGGGCTAGATTACTATCCTGCCACAGAACACAAAAAAGTACAGCCGTCTTTCGTCACGACGGCCTCTTTTTGTGGAGCGCAACTCCATTATGTATGGAAAATCGACAGATTGTGGCAAAAATGCAACAACAGCCTCCCGCGCGGAAGCGCGGGTGAAGACGGAGAGCAGGCGGTTCCGGACGGATTTTTCTAGCGACCTCTGTGCGAGGCGAGCCGGTTCAGGAGCAGATACGAAGCGAGTCCACGCTGATCGATCCGGCAGACCTCATCCTCGGCCAAAACCTTGACTTCACTTGTCTTTTCGGCAACTTCCCGCTCGATCGTCGAAACGCAGAAAGATGCCTGCGCAGGAGCGAAAACCCAGGCGCTGATGGCCACGGCAAGAGATGCAAAGGCTATAATTATCAGATTGTTACGCATTTCAAGTACTCCTTCTTCCCTGTTTCGGCGACAGGCCGCACCGTCCACACGGGCCGCACCCTTCCGCTGGGCATATTCCGCCCGCGCGGCAGTCCAGATAGCCCTGCCATTCCTTCCACAGGTGGGCGCGCGAGACGCCCGGGTCAATGACCTCCCAGGGAAATAACTCTCCCTGGCTTTTCTCCAGCAAATACCGTGCCGTATCGACACCCCACGCCTTGAGCGCAGCCCGCCAACTCCCACGTCGCGCCGCCAACTCGGCGAGATCGAACACCGCCTCGTCGCCGCGCGCCAAGAGCCCTTGGAGCCGGGCCGCGAATGGCGATTCGCCCTCCACGCGCATGCCCTTGAAGGGGCGGCACGCGACCCTGACCTGCTCGATGCGACGCGAGAGGTCTTCCTCACTCGCCATGGCAGCCCATTGCAGCGGCGTGAAAGGCTTTGGAACCAGCGGCGACACCGAGAGCACAAGAAGCTCAAGCCCCGACCCCTTCCTGCCTCGGCCACGTTCGCGGGCCTCCTGAACGCGGGCCATGAAACCGGCCAGTTCCTCGTAGTCTGCATCCTCCTCGCCGGGCCAGCCCACGATCAGATAAAGCTTGAGCTTGTTGAAGCGTAGTCGGCTCACCGTCTCCACGACCCGAAGCAGGGCTTCGCTGTCGAGCCGTTTCCCGGCCGCGCGGCGAAGCCGCTCGCTCGGAGCCTCCAGCGCCAGGGTCAAGCTGCGCGCGCCCGTGTCGCGCAGGAATTGCAGAAAATCGTCGTCCAGGCCGTCGGCCCGCACCGAGGACAGGGAAAAGGCGGTCTTGCGCTCCCTGAGCCAGAGTAAAAATTCGCGCAGGTCGGGCCAATCCGTGAGGGCAGTGCCTACGAGCCCCACCTTGCGCGGGTTCGCAGCCTCGACCAGTTCCTTCAGGCGCGAAAGTGTGGCTCGACGGGGTGGGCGATAGATGGACCCGGCGGCGCAGAAACGGCAGCCGTATGGGCAGCCGCGGTTGACCTCGACCAGGAACATGTCGCGGAAGGCCGCCTCGGAACTGACGAAGGAGGAATAGGCCGGATCGTGCAGGATGGGCCCGATGCCGCCCGCAATGCGGCGGCGCACGGGAACTTCTGATCTCCCCGGAGCGTAGATGCCGGGCATGGAGGCGATGCGCGAAAGGGCATCGGCCTTGTCCGCGCCCGCGAAGAACGCCCCGCGTACGGCGGATGCAGTGTCCGCGAGGCCGTCCTCGGCCTCCCCCACGAAGAATGCGTCGGCGAGCGGCGCCAGAGGAGCCGGATTGAGG
This window contains:
- a CDS encoding glycogen/starch/alpha-glucan phosphorylase — protein: MADKKTAPKKPAAKTAPKATSRAGEKKKSEAGPAPRIQPTKRLVDSLCYTAAAPESEKIAADLRRHVTVTLGNDFDRPSAYTYSQGLSYAVRDRLIDQWIKTQRSMYENGTKRVYYLSLEFLPGRFLANSILNLGIEEDVEAALKGTRLTLADLEEQEAEPGLGNGGLGRLASCYLDSMATLGIPGYGYGISYAYGIFRQDIEDGRQVEKADNWLHYGTPWGFQRTKHLYSVHFGGYVRPYTDHEGNTRFHWVAEQRLKAMALDIMVPGYKNGYATNMRLWVAKADKAFDLQFFNSGDYIGALENKIMSEKISMVLYPDDTEMAGKELRLKQQYFFVSATMQDIVRRFRKKGVPWTDLPKYVAVQLNETHPAIAIPELMRMLVDGEHMDWDDAWATCVRTFAYTNHTVLPEALEKWPAELMERLLPRHMQIIYEINRRFLQEVAMRFTGDTERLRRMSLIEEGEDKQVRMAFLAIIGSHTVNGVAALHSELITKTIFRDFFEMYPERFTNITNGVTPRRFLAQCNKPLARLITEAVGDGWQTHLDRIKGLAPLAEDAAFRESWLDIRKANKQALGSLVSDLCGVRPDPESLFDVQVKRIHEYKRQLLNCLHLITLLNRLRDNPGLEMTPRTVLFAGKAAPGYAMAKLIIRLISSVAYAVNTDPAVGGRLRAAFLPNYSVSQAEHIIPACDLSEQISTAGMEASGTGNMKFALNGALTIGTYDGANIEILEEVGAENFFLFGLRVEDVLEKRRGGYDPRAVCTEHPELARAIGMIATGYFSPGEPDLYAPIVRSLLDGGDFFMVMADYADYVRTQDEAARVFADPHEWAKRSILNTAGMGKFSSDRSIMEYATRIWGVTPLALDT
- a CDS encoding FmdB family zinc ribbon protein, translated to MPMYEYSCAACGVEFEELGSLRDESCPPCPACASVETKRLVSRHSLKTGVPPIKGLDTIKQIHPNARPAHLNRGPGGPTGCGGCKPSGG
- a CDS encoding VOC family protein → MERMVHFDVFADNPERMAGFYAQAFGLDFVRDSRGENYWLRDGLDDGQSLIFGRVGKRPAHRVTGTPTIHTSSVDEALNRVVAAGGRVIVPRRAIPGIGYMAYCEDPEGNAFSIFQPDSQAA
- a CDS encoding radical SAM protein, encoding MTTADQAIQFHGRAAPELPDPGGRLPVALVFPGEAGLALSTLGWQSAWRILAREPGVRVERVFAPKRGQEPVSLDSGLPLRDFPLICISVNFEEEFKTVIEMLDAAGIPPRRAERPGWPLVLVGGPVAFLNPAPLAPLADAFFVGEAEDGLADTASAVRGAFFAGADKADALSRIASMPGIYAPGRSEVPVRRRIAGGIGPILHDPAYSSFVSSEAAFRDMFLVEVNRGCPYGCRFCAAGSIYRPPRRATLSRLKELVEAANPRKVGLVGTALTDWPDLREFLLWLRERKTAFSLSSVRADGLDDDFLQFLRDTGARSLTLALEAPSERLRRAAGKRLDSEALLRVVETVSRLRFNKLKLYLIVGWPGEEDADYEELAGFMARVQEARERGRGRKGSGLELLVLSVSPLVPKPFTPLQWAAMASEEDLSRRIEQVRVACRPFKGMRVEGESPFAARLQGLLARGDEAVFDLAELAARRGSWRAALKAWGVDTARYLLEKSQGELFPWEVIDPGVSRAHLWKEWQGYLDCRAGGICPAEGCGPCGRCGLSPKQGRRST